The DNA segment ATGGTGTTGATTTGGAAGATCATGATGAGAGCAGAGGTGGTGATGTTTGGGAGTTTGCTGCCAACTTATTGAAGCCTATATTATACGGTACGTATTCATTCATACTTTCTAATAATTACATGTACCTGCATTTGAGACTTTTTTTTCTGCAATATATAATGAAAGAGATCCATCGATTGAGATTCATTAAGTTATTTATGTGATTCTACTTTAGAACGGTTTTATATTTAGTAAAATTAATATAGATTGAAATTCTATGTATAGTTAATCATTAATTTGTATAATATTGCACCAGATAGGTTACAAGTGTTATTAAAAGGTTTGAAATTTTGATAGTAAATGCACATGAATTTGGTAGAGCAGTGCCATAACTATGTACAATGTAGAAATTGCTCCCTTTCCTTCTCCATACAAAATGTATATGACATGACAAAATGGGCACAATGAAGGTGAATTATTTATCCATTATTAAATTACAAGACAGAAGAGAGGTGGCCATACTGTGTGGTTATGGTGTTGAATAATATAGTAAGTAACTTGAAACTTACCAAAAGAATATTAAACAACTTGGGTGGGAATTGGTAGGTGAATGGACATGCAGTACAGGTATGGGAGTCTAATTAAGCAACTCATTATAGTGCTTCCAATACTTtccaacaaaattttaaagaagTGAGGTTTAATGACACTTTCACTAGCAATTAAGTTTTAGTGGCACACAAAGGAATAAGTTTCCAAGCTACATGTTAGCTGGAGTACTTACAAGCCATGTGGCCCCAAAATTAGTTTACTATGAGGCTCATTCTACTTCCCAAgggaaaattaaatatatctttTCTGTCACTTTGCCATATTTTAATTAATCTGCATAAGCCATCTAACATTGATTTTGTACAAATAGTTCATAGGTTTTATAATATTCtataatactaattaatatTGATTTGTCTTTACTTTATGGAATAAAGGAGTGTTTAAGATGCCCCCAAGGAGACTCTTGTCTCACTATAAGGTTGATTCTAGAAGAGACCGGCTACTCACTGTGTCATGCAATTCCGAAGACATGTTGCTTCCACGCAGTAATTTTACATTTACTGGTAAGTAATAATAAGAAAGACAAATGATTCTGAAACCTTAAGgtctataatttaatttttgagaaaagattaactttattttacttatttattttctgCATAAATTTATTACGGAATAGTTTTGATTATGCTGTTAAATTTTACCTATTTTTTGTGTTCTATGTAGAATACGACTCAAATTTCAATGTAGTACAGAAGCAAAATTTCAGAATCCCTGATCACTTGATGATCCATGATTGGGCTTTCACAGATACCCACTACATTGTATTTGCCAATCGCATAAAACTTGATGTACTGGGTAAGAATTGATGTTTGAAAATCAGCACCATTCTTCGTTTTTACCGTAACAAATTTAAGAACAAGCAATGTCACaaagtaatgaaaaataatttcctGATTGATATCAATATCATATAATTGTATCAAAATCAAGTGCTAaacttatttaattattgattaatatattaatattaaaataaaataaaataaaataaaaagtgataaagtaacaattaatttttaaattctataAAACTTTGCAAAACCTAAGAACtttcaatttaatatatattggaTAGTAAAATTTCTCATTTACAAAATGAAAAAACCTTATAGACTTACAATTATTCTACTGACAaatcttaattaatatatttagagTGTTTAGTGAGGAGATTTAAAGGTCATCACTTATTCCACTTTTCCTTTCACTTTTACCTTCATACCAACCCTATCTCATTACTActtactattattattagtgGAActtatttgatatatatatatatatatatatatatatatatatatatatatatatatatatatatatattcaagacaaaataataataaaatcttaagCAATCACTTTCGATATGACTAGCTACCTGATATAGTACGTACGCATGTAAACAAAATCATTAGAAAATGAACATTTTCTGTCTGAGGTTATGTCAAATGTTATCTCAAACAGAAgctctaaataaaatatttttcaggaTCAATGGCAGCAGTGTATGGTATGTCTCCAATGATATCAGCATTAAGAGTAAACCCAAGTAAGAGCACATCTCCTATATACCTGATTCCAAGGTTTCCAGAGAAACAAAAGGGCAAGGAGAGAGATTGGAGAGTACCAGTTGAAGCACCTtcacagttgtggttgcttcaTGTTGGCAATGCCTTTGAAGTTAGACATGAACATGGGAATTTGGACATCCAAATACAAGCTGCTGCTTGCTCTTACCAATGGTTCAATTTCAGCAAGTTATTTGGTATGTTGTTACTTCCTCAATCCTcctaaataattgtatttttatttcaaaaatagtattatttcttcttgtttttaagttatttttatccAACATTAATATATCTATAGATATAGTTAAGAAGATGAATATATATACTACTTATGTTGAAAAGAAACACAAGAGTAATATAAATATTGAGAACGTTttcaatgaaaatattttaattagtgtctcagttttaaaattttattatttcgaAATGAAGAAAGAAACTGATTTGTAATATGTGGATGTTTGTATTGGGTAAATTGAATATGCATGGTaaattgataatatatatatcatCTATGAATGAAAGCAATGATTAGGATCTAAGTGTCATCCCTATAAAAGAGCTGCAAATTTTTAATCTCATccacaaaatatattaaaatatattattattctcttaataaataaatgatttttcCCTAGCACACATCCTTAATGTGAAGGGGAAGTagtttgctttattttttttctatggtAAAAGGACAACATGaactttaataaaataagtagTTTGTTTAATCATAAACAAAACTGTCTGTAATAGAAACACTCTTTGTGCTAATTAATATCAGGATACGACTGGCAAAAGAGGAAGCTAGACCCAGCAATAATGAATGTAAAAGGTGGAACTGAGTTATTGCCTCATCTTGTTCAGGTATATTGATGCTCTCCTTATtcctattttttaataaataaataaatattaagagAAAGAAGGTAAAACCAGTACAAGTTGTACCAAGTTTAGATTCCTTCTGTTTCTATGTACAGTAGTTTAATTGTGTTGCTCTTTTGCCACAACATGTTGTACAACATGATGCAGGTATCTATAAAATTAGATTCAGACTACAATTGCCAAGAATGTGAGGTGAAGGCCATGAAGAAATGGAAAAAATCCTCAGATTTTCCTGCGACCAATCCAGCATTTTCCGGGAAGAAAAACAAATATCTGTATGCAGCAACAACCTTAGGATCTCGTAAAACATTGCCATGTTTCCCTTTCGACACCGTTGTGAAATTAGATCTAGACAGTGATTCTGCACAAACTTGGACTGCTGCAAGTAGAAGATTCATTGGTGAACCtatttttgttcctaaaggtgaCGGAGAAGATGATGGCTATCTTCTTGTTGTTGAGGTGAGTATCAATGTTAATTTGTCGTGTACGTTGTTTACTTCATATGGGTATCCATGCATGAAATATTCTCTTCAAAAACGgttcataattataaattaaggaTACCTATTCATCATGAAGGAATATACCGTAGAGAGTGATTAATGAGAAAgacacataattttttatatgtactT comes from the Phaseolus vulgaris cultivar G19833 chromosome 8, P. vulgaris v2.0, whole genome shotgun sequence genome and includes:
- the LOC137827003 gene encoding carotenoid cleavage dioxygenase 7, chloroplastic; the encoded protein is MQTKPIHNTPPYIPPPIRPSPPVHQIPSYTPPTKPRAISISTPNAPVAIPIPPTIEPDDSIAAYYDYQFLFMSQRSEATRPVTLSIVEGVIPSDFPAGTYYLTGPGLLTDDHGSTVHPLDGHGYLRAFTFDNVTKNVRYMAKYIKTEAHVEEHDPKTKKWKFTHRGPFSVLKGGKKVGNTKVMKNVANTSVLKWGKKLLCMWEGGEPYEIQAGTLDTIGQYNIMDGVDLEDHDESRGGDVWEFAANLLKPILYGVFKMPPRRLLSHYKVDSRRDRLLTVSCNSEDMLLPRSNFTFTEYDSNFNVVQKQNFRIPDHLMIHDWAFTDTHYIVFANRIKLDVLGSMAAVYGMSPMISALRVNPSKSTSPIYLIPRFPEKQKGKERDWRVPVEAPSQLWLLHVGNAFEVRHEHGNLDIQIQAAACSYQWFNFSKLFGYDWQKRKLDPAIMNVKGGTELLPHLVQVSIKLDSDYNCQECEVKAMKKWKKSSDFPATNPAFSGKKNKYLYAATTLGSRKTLPCFPFDTVVKLDLDSDSAQTWTAASRRFIGEPIFVPKGDGEDDGYLLVVEYAVSMNRCYLVILNPKRIGSDNALVSRIEIPSHLNFPLGFHGFWAAN